The following DNA comes from Streptomyces globosus.
ATTCGAGATAGAAGGACGTGTCGTGGCTCAGAGCAGCACCGAGACCGACTGGGTCTCCCGTTTCGCGGACGAGGTCATCGCCGAGGCGGAGCGCCGAGCACCCGGCAAACCTGTCGTCGTCGCGTCCGGACTCTCCCCCTCCGGCCCGATCCACCTGGGCAACCTGCGCGAGGTCATGACCCCGCACCTGGTCGCCGACGAGATCCGCCGCCGCGGCATCGAGGTCCGCCACGTCCTGTCGTGGGACGACTACGACCGCTACCGCAAGGTGCCCAAGGGCATTGCGGGCGTCACGGAGGAGTCGCACGGCGGGCACATCGGCCGGCCGCTGACCTCCGTGCCCGCGCCCGAGGGGTCCCCCTACCCGAACTGGGCCGAGCACTTCAAGGCCGCCATGGTCGAGGCCCTGGCCGAGCTCGGTGTCGAGTACGACCCGATCAGCCAGACCGAGCAGTACACCTCGGGCGCGTACCGCGAGCAGGTGCTGCACGCGATGAGGCACCGCGGCGACATCGACGCCGTCCTCGCCCAGTACCGCACCAAGCCGAAGGCCGCGAAGAAGTCGCAGAAGCCGGTCGACGAGGCCGAGCTGGAGGCCGCCGAGGGCTCCGGCGCGGCCGGCGAGGACGACGGCAGCGCCGAGGGCGCCGAGTACTTCCCGTACAAGCCGTACTGCGGCGAGTGCGGCAAGGACTTCACCAAGGTCACCTCGTACGACGACGAGACGACCGAGCTGACGTACGTCTGCACCGAGGACGAGTTCACCGAGACGGTGAAGCTGTCGGAGTTCAACCGCGGCAAGCTCGTCTGGAAGGTCGACTGGCCGATGCGCTGGGCCTTCGAGGGCGTCGTCTTCGAGCCGTCCGGTGTCGACCACTCCTCGCCCGGCTCGTCCTTCCAGGTCGGCGGCCAGATCGTGCACATCTTCGGCGGCGAGCAGCCGATCGGCCCGATGTACGCGTTCGTCGGCATCAGCGGCATGGCCAAGATGTCGTCCTCGAAGGGCGGCGTCCCGACCCCCTCCGACGCGCTGAAGATCATGGAGCCGCAGCTGCTGCGCTGGCTGTACGCCCGCCGCAGGCCGAACCAGAGCTTCAAGATCGCCTTCGACCAGGAGATCCAGCGCCTGTACGACGAGTGGGACAAGCTGGAGGCGAAGGTCGCCGACGGCTCGGTGCTCCCCGCCGACGCCGCCGCGCACACCCGCGCCGTGCGCGTCGCCTCGCACGAGCTGCCGCGCACCCCGCGCCCGCTGCCGTACCGCACGCTCGCCTCGGTCGTCGACATCACCGCCGGCCACGACGAGCAGACGCTGCGCATCCTGGCGGACCTCGACCCGTCGCAGCCGCTGGCCTCCCTCGACGAGGTCCGGCCGCGCCTGGACCGCGCCGAGAACTGGATCACCACCCAGGTCCCGGCCGACCAGCGGACCCTGGTGCGCGAGGAGCCCGACACGGAGCTGCTCGCCTCACTGGACGACGAGGCGCGCCGCTCGCTGGCGCTGCTGCTGGAGGGCCTTGACTCGCACTGGTCGCTCGACGGGCTGACCACGCTCGTCTACGGCGTGCCGAAGGTGATGGCCGGGCTGGAGCCCGACGCCAAGCCGACGCCCGAGCTGAAGGTCGCGCAGCGCAGCTTCTTCGCGCTGCTGTACCGCCTGCTCGTCACCCGTGAGACCGGCCCGCGCCTGCCGACGCTGCTGCTGGCGGTCGGCGCGGACCGCGTCCGCAAGCTGCTGGCGGTCTGACCGGCCGTACGACGGAGGGGGCCCGCCGGACGTCCGGCGGGCCCCCTTTCCGCTTCCTCACCGCCCGGGCGGCGCCGGAGGCGCTCAGGCGATGTGCTCGTTCTCCAGGTCGCGCTGGTAGCGCTGCTTCAGCTCCGGCATCAGGCGGCGCAGGGCGGAGGCGCTGCGCGGGTGCACGATCCCCATGCGGTCCTGGAGGTGTATCTCCAGCTGCTCCGGGGTCGGGAAGCCGCCGTTCTCGTCGATGTACGCCCGGAAGACCTCGTACGCGGCCTCCGCGAACTTCACCTCGTCGATCTCGGCCTCCGCCTCCGCCTCCGCGGACGCCGCCCCCTCCGGTGCGGCCGGGAAGAGGGCGCCCTGGCCGTCGGTCTCCGCCTGGGCGTCCAGGGCGCGCTGGGCGGCGCGGGCCTCGAGCTGGGCGGCGAGGGCCTGCCGGTCGGCCAGGTCCTGCTCGGTGTCCGGCAGCTCGGGGCCGGTCGGCGGCAGCACCGGGGTGGGCTCCAGGCCCTCGACGTACTGCGGGTTGTAGCCGCTTTCGTACGCGGTCTGCGGAGCCTTCGGCGCGGCGAACCAGGCGCTGTTGTGGGCCGCGGGCATGGCCGTCGGATCCACGGCGAACGGCGGCGGAGCGTGGTGCGGGAGGCCGTGGGCCTGCAGCCAGGCCGCCCGGGCCTCGGCCTGCGCCGGGGTCTCGGGCTGCGCCGGGGTCCCGGGCTGCGCCTGCACCCCGGCCGGCGCGTCCTGCCCGGGCCCGGCCGGCACCGGCTGTCCGTGCGGGCCCTGCGGCGCCTGTCCGCCCGGACCGGCCACGGCCACGGCCTGCGGCTGCGCGGCCGCCGCGCCCGCCGCCAGCGCGGGGGCCGTCGCCGCCGTCTCCACGGGCGGCAGCAGCGCGGGCTCGATGCCGGCCGCGGCCAGCCCCTCGGGGGCCGTCTGCGACAGCGGTACGCCGATGCGGGCCAGCCGCAGCGGCATCAGCGCCTCGACCGGCGCCTTGCGGCGCCAGGCGCGCCCGTACCGGGCCTGGAGCCGGGCCTGGTAGATCAGCCGGTCCTGTTCCATCCCGACGGCCTGCTCGTAGGAGCGCAGCTCCCACAGCTTCATCCGGCGCCACAGCTTGAAGGTGGGGATGGGGGAGAGCAGCCAGCGCGTGATGCGGACGCCCTCCATGTGCCGGTCCGCGGTGATGTCGGCGATCCGGCCCACCGCGTGCCGGGCCGCCTCCACGGTGACGACGAACAGCACGGGGATCACCGCGTGCATGCCGACGCCCAGCGGGTCGGGCCAGGCCGCGGCGCCGTTGAACGCGATCGTCGCCGCGGTCAGCAGCCACGCCGTCTGGCGCAGCAGCGGGAAGGGGATCCGGATCCACGTCAGCAGCAGGTCCAGCGACAGCAGGACGCAGATGCCCGCGTCGATGCCGATCGGGAAGACCAGCGAGAAGTCCCCGAACCCCTTCTTCAGCGCGAGTTCGCGGACCGCGGAGTACGAGCCCGCGAAGCCGATCCCCGCGATGACGACGGCACCCGCGACGACCACGCCGATGAGTATTCGGTGCGTACGAGTCAGCTGCATCGCGGCCACCCGCGATCTCCTCCCCTTGTCGTGCCACGGCAGGCACAGCGTACGGGTGACTGTACGGGTGACTGAATGTCAGCCTCCAGTAAGGGTGCCCGGTCCGCTGCGCGCCGCGGCGTCGGTGCCTGCTACTGGGACGCGGCCGGGGAAGGCTGCTGCTCGGGCTGCTTCTGCTCCTGGTTGGCGGCGTCGACGGAGGCGACGATCTCCTTGGCGGCGGCGACGGCGTCCTGGAGCAGCTTGGCGTGATCCGGTGCCCCGGCGCCCTCGTAGGCGGCGCCGTTGTAGTCGAGGGTGACGACCACGTTGTGGGTGCGCGCGACGACCGTCGTGTTCGCGAAGTCCACGTCCTTCTTCACGCCGAAGACGATGGAGGTGGCCTGGTCGCCGGTCTCGGCGACGGCCTCGGCCTTGACGTCGGCCGCGCCCTCGGTGGCCTTCGCGGTCTCGATCTGCTTGGCGTACTGCTCCTCGGCGCGCTTGGTGGCGCTGCCGAGGGAGGCGTGGGAGTCGTAGCGGACCAGGGAGACCGACAGCCAGCGGTACTGGGAGCCCTTCAGGCCGTCCGTCTTCAGGCCGTTCCAGGAGCAGCTGGCGCGGCTGCCCAGGTCGTTGGACTTGGTCGCCGTGCCGTTGGTGTCCTTCGCGTCCGGGACGAGGGTCTCGACGGTCTTGGACTGGAGGGTCTTGCACGGCTCGGGGAGCGTGGCGAAGCGGGCCTTCTCCAGCTCGACCTTCGGCTTCCCGCCGGGCGTGGCGGACGCCGACGCGCCGGACTTCTTGCCGTCGCCGGATCCGGAGCCCTTGCCCTTGTCCGAGTCGGACGAGCATCCGGCGGCGGCGAATATGACCGGGACGACGGCGGCGCAGGCGAGCACCCGGGTGAGGCGCGAAGCAGATCGGTGCATGGTTCCTTCACTACGTTGAGGGACGCGTTCGTGTGGA
Coding sequences within:
- the lysS gene encoding lysine--tRNA ligase; the encoded protein is MAQSSTETDWVSRFADEVIAEAERRAPGKPVVVASGLSPSGPIHLGNLREVMTPHLVADEIRRRGIEVRHVLSWDDYDRYRKVPKGIAGVTEESHGGHIGRPLTSVPAPEGSPYPNWAEHFKAAMVEALAELGVEYDPISQTEQYTSGAYREQVLHAMRHRGDIDAVLAQYRTKPKAAKKSQKPVDEAELEAAEGSGAAGEDDGSAEGAEYFPYKPYCGECGKDFTKVTSYDDETTELTYVCTEDEFTETVKLSEFNRGKLVWKVDWPMRWAFEGVVFEPSGVDHSSPGSSFQVGGQIVHIFGGEQPIGPMYAFVGISGMAKMSSSKGGVPTPSDALKIMEPQLLRWLYARRRPNQSFKIAFDQEIQRLYDEWDKLEAKVADGSVLPADAAAHTRAVRVASHELPRTPRPLPYRTLASVVDITAGHDEQTLRILADLDPSQPLASLDEVRPRLDRAENWITTQVPADQRTLVREEPDTELLASLDDEARRSLALLLEGLDSHWSLDGLTTLVYGVPKVMAGLEPDAKPTPELKVAQRSFFALLYRLLVTRETGPRLPTLLLAVGADRVRKLLAV
- a CDS encoding DUF2637 domain-containing protein, with the protein product MAAMQLTRTHRILIGVVVAGAVVIAGIGFAGSYSAVRELALKKGFGDFSLVFPIGIDAGICVLLSLDLLLTWIRIPFPLLRQTAWLLTAATIAFNGAAAWPDPLGVGMHAVIPVLFVVTVEAARHAVGRIADITADRHMEGVRITRWLLSPIPTFKLWRRMKLWELRSYEQAVGMEQDRLIYQARLQARYGRAWRRKAPVEALMPLRLARIGVPLSQTAPEGLAAAGIEPALLPPVETAATAPALAAGAAAAQPQAVAVAGPGGQAPQGPHGQPVPAGPGQDAPAGVQAQPGTPAQPETPAQAEARAAWLQAHGLPHHAPPPFAVDPTAMPAAHNSAWFAAPKAPQTAYESGYNPQYVEGLEPTPVLPPTGPELPDTEQDLADRQALAAQLEARAAQRALDAQAETDGQGALFPAAPEGAASAEAEAEAEIDEVKFAEAAYEVFRAYIDENGGFPTPEQLEIHLQDRMGIVHPRSASALRRLMPELKQRYQRDLENEHIA
- a CDS encoding DUF3558 domain-containing protein, translating into MHRSASRLTRVLACAAVVPVIFAAAGCSSDSDKGKGSGSGDGKKSGASASATPGGKPKVELEKARFATLPEPCKTLQSKTVETLVPDAKDTNGTATKSNDLGSRASCSWNGLKTDGLKGSQYRWLSVSLVRYDSHASLGSATKRAEEQYAKQIETAKATEGAADVKAEAVAETGDQATSIVFGVKKDVDFANTTVVARTHNVVVTLDYNGAAYEGAGAPDHAKLLQDAVAAAKEIVASVDAANQEQKQPEQQPSPAASQ